From Sulfurovum zhangzhouensis, one genomic window encodes:
- the yidC gene encoding membrane protein insertase YidC, whose protein sequence is MEQSDLQKRLLLALALSFIVFIGYSYFFPVQTPTKTEQTQSTQNSPQTPALEKSTTETASTAGATQVAMNAPETSTTAIATIKSDEFIITVDELGRVAQMELLKAKYRTEDGKNLKILASDKVKPLEIRFSDTKINEEAFSTPYVNEGASELDITTGAKTLTLVQRLSSITVTKNITFKPSGEFKVDISTSTPTPYFITPGYRPVADQSMYMLVRGTLVKGEDNIITTIEDGDAEGHETFKNAKITSAFDRYYASLFYDFDKDKGMDVSILQIGKGDPLAFVKADGDASFTGYIGPKEYKVLHSINPELTDTIEFGWFTFLSAPFFKVLLWINEYVGNWGWAIIIFTLLIKLILFPLSYKGMMSMQKLKDLAPKMKELKEKYGKDPVKMNAQMMELYKKHGANPMGGCLPLLLQIPVFFALYRVLLNADELQGAAWIFWINDLAVMDQYFVLPILMGASMWFQQKITPSNFTDPMQEKIFKWFPVIMTVFFVYFPSGLVLYWLVNNIFTIGQQYYINHAYAKQKEMAKEAHSKK, encoded by the coding sequence TTGGAACAGTCAGATCTTCAAAAACGACTTCTATTAGCACTAGCACTTTCATTTATCGTATTCATCGGTTATAGTTATTTCTTTCCAGTACAAACACCTACGAAAACTGAACAAACACAATCAACACAGAATTCACCACAAACTCCTGCACTAGAAAAGAGTACAACAGAAACGGCTTCAACTGCCGGTGCAACACAAGTTGCAATGAACGCACCAGAGACCAGTACAACGGCAATCGCGACAATAAAGTCAGATGAGTTTATTATCACAGTTGATGAATTGGGACGTGTAGCACAAATGGAGCTTCTCAAAGCGAAATATCGTACTGAAGACGGCAAAAATCTTAAGATATTGGCTAGTGATAAAGTAAAACCTTTGGAAATAAGATTCTCGGATACGAAGATCAATGAAGAGGCATTCTCTACACCCTATGTTAATGAAGGTGCTTCTGAGCTAGATATTACAACCGGTGCTAAGACACTCACTTTGGTTCAAAGACTCTCATCGATCACTGTTACTAAGAACATTACATTTAAACCAAGCGGTGAATTTAAGGTAGATATATCCACATCTACGCCAACACCATATTTCATCACTCCAGGTTATAGACCTGTAGCAGACCAATCAATGTATATGCTTGTTAGAGGTACATTGGTTAAAGGTGAAGATAACATCATCACAACTATTGAAGACGGTGATGCAGAAGGTCATGAAACATTTAAAAATGCAAAGATAACTTCTGCATTTGATAGATATTATGCATCACTCTTTTATGATTTTGATAAAGATAAAGGAATGGATGTCTCCATCCTTCAAATAGGTAAAGGTGATCCTTTGGCTTTTGTTAAAGCTGACGGTGATGCTTCTTTTACCGGATATATCGGACCAAAAGAGTATAAAGTACTTCACTCGATCAATCCTGAATTAACGGATACAATTGAATTTGGTTGGTTTACATTTCTTTCAGCTCCGTTTTTCAAAGTACTCCTTTGGATCAATGAATATGTAGGAAACTGGGGATGGGCGATCATTATCTTCACACTTCTTATTAAGCTTATCTTGTTCCCGCTTTCATACAAGGGTATGATGTCAATGCAAAAGCTTAAAGACCTTGCACCAAAGATGAAAGAGCTCAAAGAGAAGTACGGTAAAGATCCTGTAAAAATGAATGCTCAAATGATGGAACTTTATAAGAAGCATGGAGCAAACCCTATGGGAGGTTGTCTACCGCTTCTTCTACAAATTCCAGTGTTCTTTGCACTTTACCGTGTTTTGCTTAACGCAGATGAACTACAAGGTGCAGCATGGATCTTTTGGATCAATGACCTTGCTGTAATGGATCAATATTTTGTACTACCTATATTGATGGGTGCTTCTATGTGGTTTCAGCAAAAAATCACACCATCAAACTTTACTGATCCTATGCAAGAGAAGATATTTAAATGGTTTCCTGTGATCATGACTGTATTCTTTGTATACTTCCCATCAGGACTTGTACTTTACTGGTTGGTGAACAATATCTTCACAATCGGTCAACAATACTATATCAATCATGCCTATGCAAAGCAAAAAGAAATGGCAAAAGAAGCACATAGTAAAAAATAG
- the rnpA gene encoding ribonuclease P protein component, which produces MSSIKHFTRVKTSKEFSGVYHHSNCSWHTPYFVLFYKKESSYKVGFVASKKIGNAVQRNRAKRLLRAHFIENIDLLRAGSYVLVAKPAILEADFKKTGKAYLHALKKCAALK; this is translated from the coding sequence CTAGAGTCAAAACTAGTAAAGAGTTTTCAGGAGTGTATCACCACTCCAATTGTAGCTGGCATACGCCATACTTTGTACTTTTTTATAAAAAAGAAAGTAGTTATAAAGTTGGTTTTGTTGCCAGTAAAAAAATAGGAAATGCAGTTCAACGTAATAGAGCGAAACGTCTACTAAGGGCACATTTCATCGAAAATATTGACCTTCTTAGAGCTGGTAGCTATGTCTTGGTAGCAAAGCCGGCGATTTTGGAAGCTGACTTTAAAAAGACTGGCAAAGCGTATCTACATGCACTGAAAAAGTGCGCTGCATTAAAATAA